In Cotesia glomerata isolate CgM1 linkage group LG8, MPM_Cglom_v2.3, whole genome shotgun sequence, the sequence AACTGccgctaaaataaaaataaatgactttttttttttttaaataaaaaattcattagatttaatgaaaattcaattttttttaattagactaaaaatagtaattttttattttttcataacagaaaattgaaaatttttcggcTGTAAAGATTTATTTAGGTTATTAACGGATCAAAAATCCTGCTATTTACTCTACAGTAATCGAGATAGCATTTCCatactgagagaaaaaatttcttttgaaaaatatgggcatttttgttacaataaattttttccctcAGTGCAAATTCGACTTTGCTAACAAAATCAACTAATAGTTCTCTGAAAATAGGGTTTGATAATTTTGACttcacacagaaaaaaaaatttcttgactggagaacaaaattcttggctcaagaaaattttcgggtgcctgaaggaaaaccgaagttgtgttggtcgaagtaaaaatttttcttgaaattgtattcttggtggaagttattttttcttaattcaaattgtcataaatactagacgcaataaatttttatatttgatcaagatttttagatactttagggaagcagcgccacttacttcagctgagaaaaaaattttctcaccttgagaaaatttttctcttgaatatttgatacccagcttatattattttagcgtgcaattatacatattgaatgaaaaaaaatgattcaatattatttgatcttcccatttgacatgttaatcaataaaaatattaatgaaaatttacttctatcgagatatttaatttttggagcaagagagaaattttctcaaggcaaaaaaatttacttctatcaagaactaaattttttggaacaagagTCAAGTaacaaaacaacaagattttcttgacttaaataaatttttttggatcaattgaacttttttttttatgtagaattgcatttttaaatctagacttgaaatttaattagagtattgatttgacttgcacagatttcAAATTCTATTGAATTGGCatgtaccttttatccatgtaattattttaactaatattcattgtaactttcaatgtgcaatcattataaacTTCCCTggctttcttacaaaaatgaataataattatgaaaaaaaaaatttgtaattagtattgaaagttttagttaaataaattgtaggTTTCATatgtgaagaaatctgcctagtatataaacataagcaatagaattaaaaaatttattttaaacaaatgacaactgaaacagaataaattttgttacaataaaaattaattatttctaagtcaaaaaaatataggttccggataagtaatcaccaaaatatcatatactaaaaccttttCCGAAACAGACTGCATCTTATGGCATAAGTATTGTActgatcggttcagtagttttcgcaatATAACCAAgcaaaaaaaccggctctccatttattagtatagataagtaattattataaaaaggtatcattgaatataataaatatctaataAAACCTTTATTCGAGTTCAAAAGGCGAACTTAGAGAagtcacaatttttatttcaagagacgcattttcggaaattttcgAATTGcgatatagttttttttttttttttttttattaaaaaatagcaatctcaattaagaaaataaattttacaggaAATTTGAGTtacttcgaaaaaaaaaaactttttgaaaatgatttgatgccaaaaaattagaatgaaaaaaataatttttgaatcatcgaaaattatttgttttttatcaaaaatcaaatcgaacataaaaattttattataaattaaataaattttgaaagtgaaatcataatttataattttacacttttatttttgcttttgtataaaaactataaattaattaagtgtaACCACtgtatcaatttattttcaataagttttattattcAGATAGTGTGACGAtgcaataaaatgattatCAAGAAGCATAAAATTCGGCAAAAAAATGATCGAGAAAGTGAATGGTTAGAAATTCGTCTCATCTCAAAAAAATGCAACAATTTAATTCTGAATTTCCGATTtcgcgaaaaaatttttgcatatGTAAACTTTCTATCTAaatttcatttcttcattaaatttttttttttttttcattctttatACTAAAAactttacaatttaattagCTGGCGTCTAAAAATAGGCAGACATTACAATATACTATAATCTCTTTGTTTGTTACCGTAATAGTGAAGTAATTGGGCTCTGTTTACTTTTGCGAGCGctcgaaattatttttaatcaaatttaaatacattattattacacttccttatttgaaataaataaataaaacttttattgtGTATCATAGGTGGATTTTTAGCCAATGTCACGCTggaatttattgtaattatattattattctaagaTTTGTTTACCGACattgaaactatttttttttaattattataaacttcCGCACTGGTGAATTTAAATACTGTGAGCTGTCTTTTATACttaaatgatattatttatagagAATCTCTTTATCAGaagaaataatgtaaataagaTTGGGAATGACAAGTACATGTCTTTTGTCAGATAATAAatgaggaatttttttatcaatattataaaaaaattacaacaatttccaaaaaaaaaacctagcagattttacaaaattacaaaattatttaaaaaattttaattaaaaaaaaaaattatcactttttttataaaattaattttatttataaaaattaataaaataaaattcgataaaaaatggaaaatttttttattattattataaaaaaattaaaagaatttccgaaaaaaaaattatcacatataagatttaattttattgataaaaattaattaaataaaattcaataaaaaatggggaaaaattttagtttaaaaaaaattttttttaaggaaaaaaagaCGAACCTTTAACTTCTTTAGCAGCTTGTTTAAATTGTACACTGCTGCGCTTAACGAGCTGTACACTACCTTTCCTGACAAAGTCTGCCATTTCACAAACctcaaaaacatttaattaaacaacacGACATCCCCGTATTACTTATCATTCATCAAGGCTTAATTAGATTATTTGAATACACACTCATACCGAAAGAGTCATCACCAGTGAACCTCTATCtatacaatataaaattaaatctttgCGTATTTCATTCAATGTTTGAACATTGCTATAAAAAtcggtgaaaaattttaatttaaaaaaaaaaactatcaaatttatgggaaatatttacaagtggggtcatcattttaattttcatttttttgaacgaaatttttatttgattttattgatatatttttttttaatacataaaaaaatgaacaattaaaaaaaaaaagttgattatcacaattttatcaaattttcaaaaaaatttataaattttttagttttaattttcatttttttaaacgaaatttctatttgattttactgatttttattttttttttttttttaaatacataaaaaaatgaacaattaaaaaaataataagttgattatcacaattttaacaaattaaaaaaaaaattaataaattttttaaaaaattttgatattcaactttttttttttttaattgttcgtttttttatgtactcttcaaaaaaaaaatatatcaaaatcatcaaaaaaagataaaatagaaattttatccaaaaacacgagagccaaaattttttccaacttttgaaggcaaaaaagttatcgaaatttgtatttttttctttcacgatattttttatcataaatgcgccgtaaaaacaagcagaaaaaagaattgaaaatgGCCCAAAATAAGGTTGAcctcacttgtaaataattaccaaatttatttatattttcttacctCTGACTTCTAATGCGGCATGTCGTAGCTGAACACTGCTACGTTTAAGTTTATTAAGAGCAGCCATTATCAATGGATGATTGATAAATGACTGATAAGTGATAATTATCGGCAGTAATTTTCGAAAGAACTTATATCGATGCTTATTCGATACATTGCAGATTAATTTGcacttaataatttaacatacatttattttatttattctatttatttacactgattttattttagcGAATAAAAAACACATGTTAATTtaagtgaaatttaaaaaatcagcaGAGATAACTCTTTAGAGTTAGAGTTATTGTCTGGTTGGTGTTACATCGCAAGTGCGAGAGCAGAGTCAATAAAATATGGTCGCTTAACGAGTCTTGATACAATAAGTACCTATGCTAGATCAGCCTTGAGGGAACGTTTTACGCTTACCTACATAAATACACTAAATTAATGGAACTTGGTGAGGGATCACTGTCAAAAAcggatttattatttaaactggGTCATTATGCTATCtctgtatattattttattttattctgtacattaatattatttacggTATTTGTGAATAGATTTTTCAATTGATgtgagattatttttaaattattattattatttatagtatACGAGAAAAACTAGTGCTTTGTTGAAAGCATTGAAAAGGACATTGTTTGTCATCAAGAAATTGAAGACTAAGGAGACGGAagttattaatgaaatttgtcTGCCGACGATATATAATTAGGATTATTTTGGTCCATGATTCTACTCCTCTaagctgataaaaaaaattatgaaaacgGTTGAttctaaaggccatccctgcaacttcccgctaattccatacttgcactcaaaattgcacctattaggtttttgagctcttcaagctcaaaaatatgattttttttgaattttttgaattttcaaaccgcaataacttttgaatgaatcaacctatttttacgcagttggcggcattcgaatcagtttttgaagcctcatgaagaatctttaagtttaaattgatcgaacaaggaatttcgaagtaattccgaaaaaacacttttttcggttttctttcgacaacgataactcacgaacgaatctaCCGATTACGTCCGGGCTGgcagcgatcgacgtagtttttttaatgttaagagctgattgatttttggaattgatcagtaaagctgtttcaaagttattttaaaaaaaccacatttgaaaaattttttaacttcacgctaagaaaatcaggaagttattggttttaccccgtttttcgaaaatcgagttttcatcagatcacgacgttttgaagtcttaggaagctttcctgaatgttttcgcgataATGTCCgaatgtctgtatgtatgtatgtatgtatgtatatatatatgtgtgtatgtgtgttttttttttttttttttttaacttcccgctacgaaaatcgaagattttcaaaaatcgggaagttattgttttcaccccgttttgcaaaaaccgagttttcatcagatctcgacgtttgaaggtcacaggaagcttccctgactatccccgcgaggttgtcacggcgtctgtatgtatgtatgtatgtgtgtgtgtgtgtgtgtgtgtgtgtgtgtgtgtgtgtgtgtgtgtgtgtgtgtgtgtgtgtgtgtgtgtgtgtccctcctttttacggattctaggcatagctgttggcctggatatgtggcgactcgacgcagcgtcatactaaaattcgacgctgacgcccctacccactaaaccctaaacccctttctcttctatcctctgatcccccatggtaccgccgtaaggcatttcttcgcggggggaggaataagcggccgctcttccttctggtggctaagatgttatttcttccttctagattcggtctttcgctcttttcctctcaatggatcgcaactcggtaagcacttttgtagcaaaaatgcttgtggcgttccaggcagcttctgacgacaacattgcctctactattgactctggttgggttctcttcttcagaatcttctctaactcattgcgctgttggttgaaacgtggacacacaaagaagacatgctccgcatcttcattgacccctggacaggacaggcactctggggtatcatcgtgcttaaagcggtggagatacttccggtaacatccgtgtcctgataacatctgcgttaaataatagttgatctcaccgtgactccggttgaaccacacatcaacccgaggtatgagacggtacgtccaccgaCCCTTATCTGAAGCATTCCActcttgttgccatcttgcgatgctgtgttgccgttcttcgcttctaagttcttcagggctcagtgtggttgacctttttcgttcatataggttccgtctttcctcagctcggactctgagaggcagagtaccggaaataacacacactgcttcctctgatattgtgcgaAAAgcgctagctactcgtagggcactcagtcgatatactggtccaacCTTTCTCAATGATTCTTGCGTTtttaatgcgtcggcccaaatggatattccgtaagtgagcaccgatgtgactactgatgacagtaatagcctcctgctctgctttgggcctccgacgttcggcatcagtcgtgcgagactggcccgcactactgacgctttggcactgacatgctccacttgctgcttgaagttgagtcgggcatcaagcatcactcccaaatatcggatataaggttgtgatgtgatttcttgttcgccgatttttagcttaatggtctctaccacttttctgctggtaataagcactgcctcagtcttgtgttgcgccagttgcaggttcactgcgtctaTCCACCGGTTAACTAGGGATAGGAAAGTCGACTCTGACTTTAGTCAAGAATCGatcttttcataaaaataatcgaCTTTTTAGAATCGACTTGAACTTGTCTCGAGTCGATTAAAATCGATTCTCACTCGATGActtcaactttttttaaacaatactTAACACATGATGGTAGTATAGTTTGTACCGTTTTCATGAATCGACtcttccattttttttctatgactTTGTTAAACTGACCTCTAGTTGCTGGTTggatcataataaatattatcgcTGGTATCCTTGGTAACCATTTTAAATAAGTATAACCGACTCTGACTTGAATATCATTTctacatatttataatcagTCTGTACTGTCATGGCTCCTAGTTTTATCTGGAATTATTGCTCAAAAACTAACcatggtaataaaattaagtgtAATATCTGTgaaaaggaatttttattcaataagaGTACATCAACTATGATGAAGCACCTGCAATCGTTACATAAAATTGATGCTCCACCAAACAAAAATACTCTATCGCGGAAAAGAGTAAACGACAATGAAGACGATAATTCAGTGATTCCACCTAAAAAGTTAATTAGTTCTTTTTACTTAGACTGGTGatcttatataaaatatatcataaatcataaataattcttagtttattttcttctgttactttttttttccttgtaaaaaattagtttatttttttttaggcttTAGTAGCTATTGAATCATCTGCTTCTTCTTCATCAGTttgtttacaaaataaaagcACTTCAGCTCTTCAGTCAGCTTCCTCATTGAAATTTGATTCTCATCAGGGACCTCTAAATCGCTGTATAAATAATGCTACTTCTTTTGCTGGtattaattagtttaatttctctagtttagttaaaaaaataattcatcaactaatattttattttttacctatCAGCTGGAGGCTGGAAACACAACCAAGTTACAACAGCTCTTCTTCAAATGATTGCTATTGACAACATGCCTCTATCAACTCCAGAAAGAGCAGGATTCAaaatgtttgttaaaaaaattcagccgTTATATCGGTTACCATGTGAACCGACATTGACCGCTGCAATGACTCTTAAATATGAAGAATTATCAAATAAAGTAAAGATCGAGCTTCAACAAGCTGAGTCTGTTTGCTTAACCACAGATATTTGGACACACCATCATACGATGAAGAGCTATCTTGGTTTGACAGCTCACTACTTGAAAGGTTAGTCAATTATCTtcttaaaaaaccattttgtataattttaactCAAACATTTCATACCATTGATTTatctgttatttttattaggaGTCGAGATGAAAACGGTTGAACTAGGCGCTTATCATATGGAAGAAAGGAAGACTATTGAAAATTTGAGgtctaaattaagaaaaatttgtaatgattGGGGGCTCAATGATGACAAAATTTCTACATTTGTTTCTGACGGAGGGGCGAATATCAAGGGAGCGATTAAAAGTGAATTCGGAAGTGAAAAACATATTTCTTGTATTGGACATGTCATCAATAATATCGGACAGCGacttattgaaataaatataactcCATCAGCATCTGAATCTGGGAATAAAGTAGACGACCTACCTTTAAATGAAGAAGATATAATTGATGATTCAGAAATTTTAGAGTCTGACAAAACTACTCAGCAAACAATGTTACGTGATCTGTtgacaaaagtaaaaaaaatagtaacttTTTTTAGACACAGTGAGAGAGCTACAACTGAGTTGTTGTCATTACAAAGCAATTTACCAGAATCAAAGCGTCTTAAACTAATCCAAGAAGTGAAAACAAGATGGAATTCTTGTTTCGAAATGATTAATCGTTTCATTGTACTTGCCGATCATGTTGGCAAGGTACTCCTTCAGGTCAAAATGGATAAATCATCAAAAGCTAAGCCTCCTAATATGATTACAGGAGATGAACTCGAATCCTTAATTGAAGTTCGCGACATTTTAAGTCCTCTTTGGCGAGTTACGCAGGAAGTTTGCGCGGAAAAAAATGTTACATTAAGTAAATGTATCCCTTTGATTGCTAGTCTTAGGAAAGTAAGTtcgaattaaattattattgatcgTTTGCAACATTACATTTATTTGAgttcctttttcttcacaattatatttatattttgcagaaaactgaaaatttcaagccAGATACTTTGATTGGGCGacaattgcaaaaaaaaattactcaagaGATTGAAACTAAATATGGGAACATTGAATCAGTCAAATTATATGCTTGCGCAACTCTTCTTGACCCCAGGTATAAAAAGTGCGCTTTCTATAGCATCCGAGAGTCTGCTCGTGCAATCACTAACGTTGGTGAGTTTATATTGACTAATTACAAATAACAGttatatttaaagttaaattatattcatagattaattttctttttcatttcattttcatAACTTAGGTGATCTGGTTAGGATTGAGAGAAATGTAGCATCACAGGCAACGGGATCTTCTGCAATACTTGACGATGATGAAGTTACTACAGCCATTGAAGCCCAAGTTTCTTCAAACGATGgaaatgatgatgatgatatatGGTCATATTTGGATGAAGCTGTCAACTATAGTCATTCTCAAGCAGATACTGATGAAGCAGGTGGATTGCCGATACAGTTACGTCAGTAATTATCTCGCCCAGCTGTTCAACGAAGACAAAACCCTAATCCACTTGTCGTTTGGGAATCAATCAAATATGAATATCCTCATTTATATAATGTAGCGAGGAAGTTTCTATCAATTGTAGCAA encodes:
- the LOC123270852 gene encoding zinc finger BED domain-containing protein 4-like, with protein sequence MAPSFIWNYCSKTNHGNKIKCNICEKEFLFNKSTSTMMKHLQSLHKIDAPPNKNTLSRKRVNDNEDDNSVIPPKKALVAIESSASSSSVCLQNKSTSALQSASSLKFDSHQGPLNRCINNATSFAAGGWKHNQVTTALLQMIAIDNMPLSTPERAGFKMFVKKIQPLYRLPCEPTLTAAMTLKYEELSNKVKIELQQAESVCLTTDIWTHHHTMKSYLGLTAHYLKGVEMKTVELGAYHMEERKTIENLRSKLRKICNDWGLNDDKISTFVSDGGANIKGAIKSEFGSEKHISCIGHVINNIGQRLIEINITPSASESGNKVDDLPLNEEDIIDDSEILESDKTTQQTMLRDLLTKVKKIVTFFRHSERATTELLSLQSNLPESKRLKLIQEVKTRWNSCFEMINRFIVLADHVGKVLLQVKMDKSSKAKPPNMITGDELESLIEVRDILSPLWRVTQEVCAEKNVTLSKCIPLIASLRKKTENFKPDTLIGRQLQKKITQEIETKYGNIESVKLYACATLLDPRYKKCAFYSIRESARAITNVGDLVRIERNVASQATGSSAILDDDEVTTAIEAQVSSNDGNDDDDIWSYLDEAVNYSHSQADTDEAGGLPIQLRQ